The uncultured Fusobacterium sp. DNA window TTGATTTAGAAGCTTGTCCTCCAGTATTTGAGTAAACTTCTGTATCTAGAACTACAATGTTGATATCTTCTTTAGAAGCTAGAACGTGGTCAACTCCACCATAACCGATGTCATAAGCCCATCCGTCTCCTCCGAAGATCCATTGAGATTTTTTAACTAGGTATTGTTTTAAACTCATGATTTCTTTACATACTTCACAATCTTTTCCTTCGATAGCAGCAACTATTTTAGCTGATACTTCTTGAGATTTGTGAGCGAATGATCTGTTTTCGATCCATTCTTTGAATAGTTCAGCAAGTTCAGCTGGAACTTTATCCATGTTTTCTTCCATGATGTTTTGAAGTCTATCTCTCATAGTTTCTACTGCAACGTGCATTCCCATTCCATATTCAGCGTTGTCTTCGAATAGAGATGATCCCCAAGAAGGTCCATGTCCATCTTTGTTAGTTGTATATGGAGTAGCTGGTGCAGATCCACTGTATATTGAAGAACATCCAGTAGCGTTAGCTATCATCATTCTTTCTCCAAATAATTGAGTTATAGCTTTTAGATAAGGAGTTTCTCCACATCCTGGGCAAGCTCCGTGGAATTCAAATAATGGTTGAGAGAATTGAGATCCTTTTACAGTATCTTTTGACATTAAGTTGCTTCTGTATTCAACATGGTTGAATAAGTAAGCTGCTTTTTTGTCTTCTCCAGCTTCTAGAGATGTAGCTATAGGCATCATTACTAGAGCTTTTTCTTTAGCAGGACATACGTTAGCACAAGATCCACATCCAGTACAATCTAGAGCAGAAACTTGCATTCTATATTCGAATCCTTCTAATCCTTTTCCAATAGGTTTAACAGTTGTTAATTCAACTGGTGATGCAGCTTTTTCTTCAGCTGTCATTAAGAATGGTCTTAATACTGCATGTGGACATACATATGAACATTGGTTACATTGGATACAGTTTTCAGCTTTCCATACTGGAACGTGAACTGCGATTCCTCTCTTTTCGAAAGCAGAAGTTCCGTTTTCAAAAGTACCATCTTCATATCCATCAAATGCAGATACAGGAAGATCATATCCTTTAATTGCGTTTACTGGTTTAGCAATTCTTTCTACGAATTTTTCTGTTTTAGTCATTTCGTGTGAGCAAGATCCACAACAACAATTTTCGTGTTCGTGTCCTTCGCATGCACATTCAACTTCTAGGTTAGCCCAAGCTGGATCTACAGGAATTTCTACTAATCCTTCTGCTCCTTTATCGATAGCGCTATAGTTCATTTGAACGATATCGTCACCTTTTTTAGCATAAGATTTTTTAGCGTAGTCTTTCATGTATTGTTGTGCTTCAGCAAATGGGATAATATCTGCTAGTTTGAAGAAAGCAGCTTGCATGATTGTATTAGTTCTTTGTCCTAATCCAATTTCTTCAGCTAGTGCAGTTGCGTTGATTATGAATAATCTAGCTCCGTTTTTAGCTAAGTCTCTCTTAACTTTTGCTGGGATATCAGCTATAGCTTCTTCTGGAGTAGCCCAAACACCGTTTATTAAGAATGATCCTCCTTTTCTGATTCCAGAAGTCATATCATATAGGTGTAAGTAAGCTGGTACTGAACAAGCAACGAAACTTGGGTTAGAAATTAGGTAGCTTGCTTTAATAGGAGATTTTCCAAATCTTAAGTGAGATCTAGTAACTCCTCCTGATTTTTTAGAGTCATATGCGAAGTATCCTTGTGCATATAAGTCAGTTTTGTCTCCGATGATTTTGATAGAGTTTTTGTTAGCTCCAACAGTTCCGTCAGCTCCAAGTCCAAAGAATAGACATTCTTTAACGTCTGGGCTAGTAACAGATACTGGTTCTCCTACTTCTAGTGAAGTGAAAGTAACGTCATCTACGATACCAACTGTAAATTTATTTTTAGGTTGATCTAATTTTAAGTTATCAAATACTGCAATAACTTGTGCTGGAGTAGTATCTTTAGAAGATAGTCCGTATCTTCCTCCAACGATTACTGGAGCATTTTCTTTTCCATAGAATATTGATTGGATATCTTGTAATAAAGGTTCTCCAACTGATCCAGGTTCTTTAGTTCTGTCTAAAACAGCAATTTTCTTAACTGATTTAGGGAATACATCAAAGAAGTATTTTTCAGAGAATGGTCTGAATAGGTGAACAGAAACGATACCTACTTTTTCTCCTTTAGCATTTAAGTAATCAATTGTTTCTTCAGCGATTGGACAAATTGATCCCATAGCTACGATAACTCTATCTGCATCTGGTGCTCCATAGTAGTTGAAAGGTTTGTAGTCTCTTCCAGTTACTTTAGAGATTTCAGCCATGTAGTGAGCTACTACATCTGGTACTGCATCATAGAATTTGTTTTGAGCTTCTCTAGCTTGGAAGTAGATGTCATCGTTTTCAGCAGTTCCTCTTGTTACTGGATGTTCAGGGTTAAGAGCTCTTTCTCTGAAAGCTTGAACAGCATCCATATCGATTAAGTTTTTGAATACTTCGTAATCCATTACTTCAACTTTTTGAATTTCGTGAGAAGTTCTGAATCCATCAAAGAAGTGCATGAAAGGTACTCTTGTTTTGATAGCTGCTAAGTGAGCTACTCCTGCAAGGTCCATAACTTCTTGAACTGTGTTAGTTGCAAACATAGCAAATCCAGTTTGTCTAGCTGCATAGATATCTTGGTGGTCACCGAAGATTGATAGTGCTTGAGCAGAAAGTGCTCTTGCAGATACATGAATAACTCCTGGTAGAAGTTCTCCAGCTATTTTATACATGTTAGGTATTTTTAAAAGTAATCCTTGAGAAGCAGTATATGTTGTTGTTAATGCTCCTGCTTGTAGTGATCCGTGTACAGTTCCAGCAGCTCCTGCTTCTGATTGCATTTCTACTACTTTTACTGGTACTCCGAATATGTTTTTCATTCCTTTTGATGCCCATTCATCTGTATATTCTGCCATTGGAGATGATGGAGTGATTGGGTAAATTCCAGCTACTTCTGTAAACGCATATGAAGCGTATGCAGCAGCTTGGTTACCGTCCATAGTCTGCATTTTTTTAACCATTACAATTTCCTCCTATAATTTAAAAGTATTTTAAAAAACTACTCTGTACTATATATTTTAAATCATTATTAAAATTTGTCAATTAATAATTGATTTTTTTTTATTTTTTTATTTTTCTGTAACTATTCTATATGTATCTCTTGCTATTACTAACTCTTCATTTGTAGGGATTTTATAGATTAAAACTTTTGAATCTTCAGTAGAAAGTTTTACATTTCCTTTCTTTCTTACAGAGTTAATTTCTTTATCTAATTTAACTCCCATATATTCTAATCCTTCACAAACTCCTTCTCTAATTGTAGCAGCGTTTTCTCCAATTCCTCCAGCAAAACAGATAGCGTCTACTCCACCCATTGCAGCTGCGTAAGCTCCAATATATGATTTAATTTTGTAGATGAACATATCTTCAGCTAATTTAGCTCTTTCATCTCCTTCAGCTACTGCATTTTGCATATCTCTACAATCAGATGATTTTCCAAATATTCCAAGAATTCCAGATTGTTTGTTTAATCTGTTATCCATTTCTTTATCAGATAATCCTCTTTTGTTTTTGATAAATAGAACTGCTGCTGGATCAATATCTCCACATCTAGTTCCCATCATTAGTCCTTGTAATGGAGTAAGACCCATTGAAGTATCTATACATTTTCCATCAAGTACAGCTGACATTGATGCTCCATTTCCTAAGTGACAAACGATAATTTTTGAATGTTCTGGATTTCCCATGATTTCTCTCATTGTTTCAGAAACATATAAGTGAGATGTTCCGTGGAATCCATATTTTCTTACTTTTAATTCTTTATAATCTTCATATGGTAAAGCATACATAAATGCTTTTGCTGGCATTGTTTGGTGAAACGCAGTGTCAAATACACCTACATTTGGTTTTCCTGGCATAAGAGCCATACAAGTTCTAACTCCCATTAAGTTAGCTGGGTTATGTAGAGGTGCTAAGTCGTTGTTTTCTTCTACTGCAGCCATTACTTCTTCGTTTAATAGTACTGAACAAGCAAAAGTTTCTCCTCCATGTACTAATCTGTGTCCGATAGCATCTACTTCTTCTACTGAAGCGATAACTCCGTGTTCTTTGTCTGTAATTGCATCTATTACTAATTCTAATGCTTCTTTATGAGTTGGCATTGGTTTTTTTACTTCAATTTCAAAATCTTTAGCTGGAACTTCATATTCCATTCTTGATCCTTCTATTCCGATTCTTTCACAAAGTCCTTTTGCAAAAACTTCTTTAGTTTCAGGATTCATTAATTGATATTTTAGTGATGAACTTCCACAGTTTATTACCAAAACTTTCATTCTCTTATTACCTCCAAATATTATTTAAAGAAAATTATACTATTCAGCTGCTTGTACTGCAGTTATAGCTACTAGGTTAACGATGTCATCTACTGAACATCCTCTTGATAAGTCATTGATTGGAGATGCTAATCCTTGAATTAATGGACCATATGCATTTGCTCCTGCTAATCTTTGAACTAGTTTATATCCGATATTTCCAGCTGCTAGGTTAGGGAATACTAAAATATTAGCAGTTCCTGCTACTTTAGAATCTGGACATTTTTTCATTGCTACTGATTTTACTATTGCAGCGTCAGCTTGTACTTCTGCTGTGAATGGGAATTTAACTCCTCTTTCTTCTAGAATTTTTCCTGCTTCGATAACTACATCGATATCTGGATGGCTAGCTGATCCTTTTGTAGAGAAAGTAAGTAAAGCTACTTTTCCTTCCATTCCTACAACACTTTTAGCTGTTACAACTGAAGCTTCAGCTATATCTGCTAATTGTTCTGAAGTTGGAACTGGGATAACTGAACAGTCTCCAAATAATAATACTTCTCCATAAGTATCTTGTCTTTCAGTAAGTTCCATAACGAACATAGAAGATACTGTTTTAATTCCTTTTTTAGTTCCTATTACTTGTAATCCTGCTCTTAATACATCAGCTGTAGGAGAATCTGAACCTGATACCATTGCATCAGCATCTCCCATTTTTACCATCATAGCTCCATAGAAGTTAGGATCTTTTGTCATGATTTCTCTTGCTTTTTCATAAGTCATTCCTTTTTTAGCTCTTAATTCAGCAAATTTTGTTGCATAAGCATCAACTCTGTCTGATTTAGCTATTTCTATTATTTCTACACCTTTTAAAGAAATTCCTAAGTCATTAGCAACTCTTTCCATATCTTCTTTATGTCCTAAAACTATTGGTTTTGCAACTCCTAGCTCTACTATTTTAGCAGCAGCAGTTATTACTCTCTCATCTGTTCCTTCTGGTAATACAACTCTTTTTCCTACTGTTCTTGCTTTTTCTCTTATTTTAACTAAAAAACTCAAAACAATCACTTCCTTAATATTTTATTATAATTTTTTTACTTTTTTATCATATCCACAGGACACACCTATCCCTTGCCTGTTAAATATATACTAACAAATTTTAACTATAATTACAACTTTTTTATTTTATTATATATATAATAAAAGTAAAACGCTAGTCAAATATAGCCTGTATATATTCTTTGGCATCAAATTTTCTTAAATCTTCAATTTTTTCTCCAACACCTATGAATTTAATAGGCTTTTTAATCTCTTCAGATATACTAAACACTATCCCCCCTTTAGCTGTTCCATCTAGCTTAGTTATGATAAATCCTGTTAAATCTGTTACTTCATTGAAAACTTTTGCCTGTGAAAGTCCATTCTGACCTGTAGTTCCATCTATTACTAAAATAGATTCATAGTGTCTGTCACCTAATCTTTTCTTAATAATATTGTGAATTTTTTCTAGCTCTTTCATTAAGTTATTTTTATTATGAAGCCTTCCTGCAGTATCAATAATAGCTATATCTGCTCCTCTTGATTCAGCAGCAGATAAAGTATCAAAAACTACAGCACCAGGATCAGAACCTTGTGTACTTTTTACTATTTCAGCACCAGATCTTTTTGCCCACTCCTCAAGTTGCTCAATAGCAGCAGCTCTAAATGTATCTCCGGCACCTAAAATTACTTTTTTACCCTCTTTTATATATTTTGAAGCTAATTTACCAATTGTTGTTGTTTTTCCAACTCCATTAACTCCAACTACTAAAATTACATTTAATTTTCCATCTTCTATTTTTATATCATTTCCTTCTTTTATCAAGAATCCTTCCATTACCTCTTTAAGAACTGGATATATATCTTTTGGATCTTTTATCCCTCTCTTTTTAACTTCTTTTTCTAAAGCTCCAACTATTTTTACTGTCATATCCATTCCAATATCTGATTGTATTAAGATATCTTCTAACTCTTCATACATCTCATAATCAATAACATCTCTTCCTAAGATAAAAGATTTTAATTTTCCAAAAAGCCCCTCTCTTGATTTAAATAATTTATCCTTTAGAGAAGCAAAAAATCCTTTACTTTCCTCTTTTTTAGTTTCCTCTTTAATCTCTTCTTTTATAACTATTTCAACTTTTTCTTCTTTATTCTCTGTTGCTATTTCTTCTGCTGCTTTATTTTCAACAATTTCATCAGCTATTTTTTCATCTAACTTTTTATCTTTAACTTCCTCTTTTATCCCTTTATTTTCTTCAAGAATCTCAGAAATCTCAACTCCTGCAACTGTTACATTAGATTTCTCTTCCTCTTTCTTATCACGTCTAAACAATTTACTAAAAAAACCCATTAATTCTATCCTCCTAATAATACTCTATTATTTATAATTTTACCACAACTTCAAGTGATTTTCAATGTATAAGCATTATAAAAAATACACCTTTAATCTCACAAAAGATATAAGGTGTATCTCTTTAATTTTATTAAATTTTAGTTAAAATATCTCTTACAGCTAATATTCCCATTACTGCCGCTATATTAAGTCCACTTCCATATCCTGAACTATCTCCAGCTGCATATAATCCTTTTATACTTGTTTCCATATCTTTATTTATTGCTATTCTAGTACTTCTAAATTTTATCTCTGGGAAGTAAAGCAATAGATCTCCAGAAGCAAATCCCGGAGTTATCTTATCTAATACCTCAATAAACTCCATAATATTATCTAATAATCTTTGTGGACATGCTAGAGCTATATCTCCAGCTACATAATCTTCAGTAGTTGGAACAATATTTAATCTTGAAAGCTTTTCATCAGTTGATCTTCTTCCAGCTTTTAAATCAGCATATGATTGAACTAATAGTTTCCCTCCAGTTAACATTGATGACATTTTAGCTATAGCTGTAGCATATTCAAACGGTTGATTAAATGGTTGTGTAAACTTTTTAGTACAAAGTAATGCCAAGTTTGTATTTGTAGATTTTTTATCCTTATAAGCATGACCATTTGCCAATACAAAATCATCTTCATATTTTTCAGCTGCTATAAATCCACTTGGATTACTACAGAAAGTTCTCATCTTATCTCTATAGTTTCTTGAATAATAGATCATCTTTGCTTCATAGAAGTTTTCGTTGATCTCTTTCATAATAATATCTGGAATTTCTGCTCTTACTCCAATATCAATAGCCCCATTCTCATATTTGATATTGTGCTCCTTACAAAGATCCATCATTTTTTGAGCTCCACTTCTTCCCATTCCAATTACAACATTATCAGAATAGTACTCCTCTTTTGCTCCTTTGTGAGTTACAACAACACCTTTTATCTTTTCGTCTTCAACAATTAAACTTTCAATCTCTCTTTCTGTAACAAACTCTACTCCCTTACTTAATAGATAATCTATCAATTCTGAATAAAGCTTTCTAGATCCATCTGTTCCTAAATGCATTGTTGGAGTATCAACTAATTGAATTCCATTTTCTATACAACCTTTTTTTATTTTTTCCATTGTTGCATTGTAATTAAGTCCAGCTGGTTTCTCATTAAATCCAAATTTTTTATAGATATCTACAACATATTGAATAGTGTCATTAACTAATTTTTTACCAGTTACTGTGTGAACATCTCCTCCAA harbors:
- the nifJ gene encoding pyruvate:ferredoxin (flavodoxin) oxidoreductase → MVKKMQTMDGNQAAAYASYAFTEVAGIYPITPSSPMAEYTDEWASKGMKNIFGVPVKVVEMQSEAGAAGTVHGSLQAGALTTTYTASQGLLLKIPNMYKIAGELLPGVIHVSARALSAQALSIFGDHQDIYAARQTGFAMFATNTVQEVMDLAGVAHLAAIKTRVPFMHFFDGFRTSHEIQKVEVMDYEVFKNLIDMDAVQAFRERALNPEHPVTRGTAENDDIYFQAREAQNKFYDAVPDVVAHYMAEISKVTGRDYKPFNYYGAPDADRVIVAMGSICPIAEETIDYLNAKGEKVGIVSVHLFRPFSEKYFFDVFPKSVKKIAVLDRTKEPGSVGEPLLQDIQSIFYGKENAPVIVGGRYGLSSKDTTPAQVIAVFDNLKLDQPKNKFTVGIVDDVTFTSLEVGEPVSVTSPDVKECLFFGLGADGTVGANKNSIKIIGDKTDLYAQGYFAYDSKKSGGVTRSHLRFGKSPIKASYLISNPSFVACSVPAYLHLYDMTSGIRKGGSFLINGVWATPEEAIADIPAKVKRDLAKNGARLFIINATALAEEIGLGQRTNTIMQAAFFKLADIIPFAEAQQYMKDYAKKSYAKKGDDIVQMNYSAIDKGAEGLVEIPVDPAWANLEVECACEGHEHENCCCGSCSHEMTKTEKFVERIAKPVNAIKGYDLPVSAFDGYEDGTFENGTSAFEKRGIAVHVPVWKAENCIQCNQCSYVCPHAVLRPFLMTAEEKAASPVELTTVKPIGKGLEGFEYRMQVSALDCTGCGSCANVCPAKEKALVMMPIATSLEAGEDKKAAYLFNHVEYRSNLMSKDTVKGSQFSQPLFEFHGACPGCGETPYLKAITQLFGERMMIANATGCSSIYSGSAPATPYTTNKDGHGPSWGSSLFEDNAEYGMGMHVAVETMRDRLQNIMEENMDKVPAELAELFKEWIENRSFAHKSQEVSAKIVAAIEGKDCEVCKEIMSLKQYLVKKSQWIFGGDGWAYDIGYGGVDHVLASKEDINIVVLDTEVYSNTGGQASKS
- a CDS encoding acetate/propionate family kinase, which produces MKVLVINCGSSSLKYQLMNPETKEVFAKGLCERIGIEGSRMEYEVPAKDFEIEVKKPMPTHKEALELVIDAITDKEHGVIASVEEVDAIGHRLVHGGETFACSVLLNEEVMAAVEENNDLAPLHNPANLMGVRTCMALMPGKPNVGVFDTAFHQTMPAKAFMYALPYEDYKELKVRKYGFHGTSHLYVSETMREIMGNPEHSKIIVCHLGNGASMSAVLDGKCIDTSMGLTPLQGLMMGTRCGDIDPAAVLFIKNKRGLSDKEMDNRLNKQSGILGIFGKSSDCRDMQNAVAEGDERAKLAEDMFIYKIKSYIGAYAAAMGGVDAICFAGGIGENAATIREGVCEGLEYMGVKLDKEINSVRKKGNVKLSTEDSKVLIYKIPTNEELVIARDTYRIVTEK
- the pta gene encoding phosphate acetyltransferase; this translates as MSFLVKIREKARTVGKRVVLPEGTDERVITAAAKIVELGVAKPIVLGHKEDMERVANDLGISLKGVEIIEIAKSDRVDAYATKFAELRAKKGMTYEKAREIMTKDPNFYGAMMVKMGDADAMVSGSDSPTADVLRAGLQVIGTKKGIKTVSSMFVMELTERQDTYGEVLLFGDCSVIPVPTSEQLADIAEASVVTAKSVVGMEGKVALLTFSTKGSASHPDIDVVIEAGKILEERGVKFPFTAEVQADAAIVKSVAMKKCPDSKVAGTANILVFPNLAAGNIGYKLVQRLAGANAYGPLIQGLASPINDLSRGCSVDDIVNLVAITAVQAAE
- the ftsY gene encoding signal recognition particle-docking protein FtsY, with product MGFFSKLFRRDKKEEEKSNVTVAGVEISEILEENKGIKEEVKDKKLDEKIADEIVENKAAEEIATENKEEKVEIVIKEEIKEETKKEESKGFFASLKDKLFKSREGLFGKLKSFILGRDVIDYEMYEELEDILIQSDIGMDMTVKIVGALEKEVKKRGIKDPKDIYPVLKEVMEGFLIKEGNDIKIEDGKLNVILVVGVNGVGKTTTIGKLASKYIKEGKKVILGAGDTFRAAAIEQLEEWAKRSGAEIVKSTQGSDPGAVVFDTLSAAESRGADIAIIDTAGRLHNKNNLMKELEKIHNIIKKRLGDRHYESILVIDGTTGQNGLSQAKVFNEVTDLTGFIITKLDGTAKGGIVFSISEEIKKPIKFIGVGEKIEDLRKFDAKEYIQAIFD
- a CDS encoding FAD-binding protein; translated protein: MKYDIIFLGGGQAGVFGAYEAVEKKDGVKVLVIDKGRMLKNRVCPKETLGNCVNCPTCSIIYGVSGAGAFSDSKFNMDYRVGGDVHTVTGKKLVNDTIQYVVDIYKKFGFNEKPAGLNYNATMEKIKKGCIENGIQLVDTPTMHLGTDGSRKLYSELIDYLLSKGVEFVTEREIESLIVEDEKIKGVVVTHKGAKEEYYSDNVVIGMGRSGAQKMMDLCKEHNIKYENGAIDIGVRAEIPDIIMKEINENFYEAKMIYYSRNYRDKMRTFCSNPSGFIAAEKYEDDFVLANGHAYKDKKSTNTNLALLCTKKFTQPFNQPFEYATAIAKMSSMLTGGKLLVQSYADLKAGRRSTDEKLSRLNIVPTTEDYVAGDIALACPQRLLDNIMEFIEVLDKITPGFASGDLLLYFPEIKFRSTRIAINKDMETSIKGLYAAGDSSGYGSGLNIAAVMGILAVRDILTKI